The following proteins come from a genomic window of Gossypium raimondii isolate GPD5lz chromosome 5, ASM2569854v1, whole genome shotgun sequence:
- the LOC105769807 gene encoding serine decarboxylase, with protein sequence MAGAVEIKTASPKVTRRNFDPTAVVPEPLPPVVTAANGEDAGVDKLDKKSREIVLGKNVHTTCFAVTEPEANDEFTGDKEAYMAGVLARYRKSLMERTKHHLGYPYNLDFDYGALAQLQHFSINNLGDPFIESNYGVHSRQFEVGVLDWFARLWEIEKNDYWGYITNCGTEGNLHGILVGREVFPDGILYASRESHYSVFKAARMYRMECVKVDTLISGEIDCADFRAKLLANKSKPAIINVNIGTTVKGAVDDLDLVIQTLEGCGFSRDRFYIHCDGALFGLMMPFVKRAPKVSFKKPIGSVSVSGHKFVGCPMPCGVQITRMEHVNALSSNVEYLASRDATIMGSRNGHAPIFLWYTLNRKGYNGFAKEVQKCLRNAHYLKDQLRAAGIGAMLNELSSTVVFERPRDEDFVRRWQLACEGNIAHVVVMPSVSIEKLDVFLNELVKNRSTWYQEKQPPCIAADIGKENCACPLHK encoded by the exons atggCTGGGGCCGTAGAGATCAAAACTGCTTCACCGAAAGTTACCAGGAGGAACTTCGATCCCACTGCTGTAGTACCGGAACCGTTGCCTCCGGTTGTTACGGCCGCAAACGGTGAAGATGCAGGCGTGGATAAGCTGGATAAGAAGAGCAGAGAGATTGTGTTGGGGAAGAACGTACACACCACGTGCTTCGCTGTCACGGAACCGGAAGCGAACGATGAGTTTACCGGTGACAAGGAGGCTTACATGGCTGGTGTCTTGGCTCGATATCGCAAAAGCCTCATGGAGCGGACCAAACATCATTTAG GTTACCCGTATAATCTGGACTTTGATTATGGTGCACTAGCCCAGTTACAGCATTTCTCAATCAACAATCTTGGAGATCCGTTTATCGAGAGCAACTACGGAGTTCATTCAAGGCAGTTTGAAGTTGGTGTGCTAGATTGGTTTGCCCGTTTGTGGGAAATAGAGAAGAATGATTACTGGGGTTACATTACAAACTGTGGCACAGAAGGCAATCTTCACGGCATTTTAGTTGG GAGGGAAGTGTTTCCGGATGGAATTTTGTATGCATCACGGGAATCACATTACTCTGTCTTCAAAGCAGCACGAATGTATCGAATGGAGTGTGTGAAGGTGGATACTCTAATCTCGGGTGAGATTGATTGTGCTGATTTCAGAGCTAAGTTGCTTGCTAACAAGAGCAAGCCAGCTATAATCAACGTTAACATag GAACAACTGTCAAAGGTGCTGTAGATGACCTGGATCTTGTGATACAAACCCTTGAAGGATGTGGTTTTTCACGTGATAGGTTCTACATTCATTGTGATGGAGCTTTGTTTGGACTCATGATGCCTTTTGTCAAACGG GCACCGAAGGTTAGTTTTAAGAAGCCCATTGGAAGTGTGAGTGTTTCTGGGCACAAGTTTGTGGGTTGTCCAATGCCTTGTGGTGTGCAAATCACAAGGATGGAGCATGTCAATGCGCTCTCAAGCAATGTTGAATACCTTGCATCAAGAGATGCTACAATCATGGGAAGCCGGAATGGTCATGCTCCTATTTTCCTTTGGTATACTCTCAACAGAAAAGGTTACAATGGATTTGCAAAGGAAGTTCAGAAATGCCTCCGAAATGCTCACTACTTGAAGGATCAGCTGCGTGCAGCTGGAATTGGTGCTATGCTAAATGAACTAAGCAGTACAGTTGTGTTTGAGCGGCCCAGGGATGAGGATTTTGTTCGTAGGTGGCAACTTGCGTGTGAAGGGAATATAGCACATGTGGTGGTGATGCCTAGTGTGAGCATCGAGAAGCTGGATGTCTTTCTGAATGAATTAGTTAAAAACCGATCTACTTGGTATCAAGAAAAACAACCTCCTTGTATTGCTGCAGATATAGGGAAAGAGAATTGCGCTTGTCCTCTGCACAAGTGA